Proteins from a single region of Hordeum vulgare subsp. vulgare chromosome 6H, MorexV3_pseudomolecules_assembly, whole genome shotgun sequence:
- the LOC123404291 gene encoding polyamine transporter PUT1 isoform X3, translating to MGEEGTEYRGLPGGAPAPSPASLSIVPLIFIIFYEVSGGPFGIEDSVGAAGPLLAIAGFLALPVIWSVPEALITAELGTMFPENSGYVVWVASALGPYWGFQQGWMKWLSGVIDNALYPVLFLDYLKSGVPALGGGAPRTVAVLGLTALLTLLNYRGLTVVGWAAICLGVFSLLPFLVMGFISIPKLRPARWLEVDLHNVDWNLYLNTLFWNLNYWDSISTLSGEIKNTAKTLPKALFYAVIFVVVGYLYPLLAGTGAVPLDRGQWTDGYFADIAKLLGGAWLMWWMQAAAAMSNMGMFVAEMSSDSYQLLGMAERGMLPAFFATRSRYGTPLVGILFSASGVLLLSTMSFQEIVAAENFLYCFGMLLEFLSFVLLRVRRPDAPRPYRVPLGTAGCVVMLVPATALIVAVLALSTLKVALVSLGALAIGLVLQPLLKFVEKKQWLRFSVNSDLPGIDVNHQPAAPDDPLLV from the coding sequence ATGGGCGAGGAAGGCACGGAGTACCGGGGCCTCCCTGGCGGCGCGCCAGCGCCATCGCCGGCGTCGCTCTCGATCGTCCcgctcatcttcatcatcttctacGAGGTCTCCGGCGGGCCGTTCGGTATCGAGGACAGCGTGGGCGCGGCGGGGCCGCTCCTCGCCATCGCGGGCTTCCTTGCCCTCCCCGTCATCTGGAGCGTCCCGGAGGCCCTCATCACGGCGGAGCTGGGCACCATGTTCCCGGAGAACAGCGGCTACGTCGTGTGGGTGGCCTCGGCGCTCGGCCCCTACTGGGGGTTCCAGCAGGGCTGGATGAAGTGGCTCAGCGGCGTCATCGACAACGCTCTCTACCCCGTCCTCTTCCTGGACTACCTCAAGTCCGGCGTCCCGGCGCTGGGCGGAGGCGCGCCGAGGACTGTCGCCGTCCTTGGGTTGACCGCGCTGCTCACGCTCCTCAACTACCGCGGGCTCACCGTCGTTGGGTGGGCTGCCATCTGCCTCGGGGTCTTCTCCCTCCTgcctttcctggtcatgggcttcATCTCCATCCCCAAGCTCCGGCCGGCGAGGTGGCTCGAGGTCGATCTCCACAACGTCGACTGGAACCTGTACCTGAACACTCTGTTCTGGAACCTCAACTACTGGGACTCGATCAGCACGTTATCCGGCGAGATCAAGAACACTGCAAAGACTCTGCCCAAGGCGCTGTTCTACGCGGTCATCTTCGTGGTCGTCGGTTACCTGTACCCTCTCCTCGCCGGGACCGGCGCGGTGCCTCTGGACAGGGGGCAGTGGACCGACGGCTACTTCGCGGACATCGCGAAGCTGCTCGGCGGCGCGTGGCTGATGTGGTGGatgcaggcggcggcggcgatgtcGAACATGGGCATGTTCGTGGCGGAGATGAGCAGCGACTCATACCAGCTCCTGGGCATGGCGGAGCGGGGCATGCTGCCGGCCTTCTTCGCGACCCGGTCGCGGTACGGAACCCCGCTGGTCGGCATCCTCTTCTCGGCCTCCGGCGTGCTGCTGCTGTCGACGATGAGCTTCCAGGAAATCGTGGCGGCCGAGAACTTCCTCTACTGCTTCGGCATGCTCCTCGAGTTCCTCTCGTTCGTCCTGCTGCGGGTGAGGCGGCCCGACGCCCCGCGGCCGTACAGGGTGCCGCTGGGCACAGCCGGATGCGTGGTCATGCTGGTGCCCGCGACGGCGCTGATCGTGGCGGTGCTCGCGCTGTCGACGCTGAAGGTGGCGCTGGTGAGCCTCGGTGCCCTGGCTATCGGGCTCGTGCTGCAGCCTCTGCTGAAGTTCGTGGAGAAGAAGCAGTGGCTCAGGTTCTCCGTCAACTCGGACCTCCCCGGCATTGACGTCAACCACCAGCCTGCCGCTCCCGACGACCCGTTGCTCGTGTAG
- the LOC123404291 gene encoding polyamine transporter PUT1 isoform X1, with the protein MGSVERSEVALSSLPPPQPPPPPVAAPAGAGSADAGQEQKPAQNGGPATGAAPAMGEEGTEYRGLPGGAPAPSPASLSIVPLIFIIFYEVSGGPFGIEDSVGAAGPLLAIAGFLALPVIWSVPEALITAELGTMFPENSGYVVWVASALGPYWGFQQGWMKWLSGVIDNALYPVLFLDYLKSGVPALGGGAPRTVAVLGLTALLTLLNYRGLTVVGWAAICLGVFSLLPFLVMGFISIPKLRPARWLEVDLHNVDWNLYLNTLFWNLNYWDSISTLSGEIKNTAKTLPKALFYAVIFVVVGYLYPLLAGTGAVPLDRGQWTDGYFADIAKLLGGAWLMWWMQAAAAMSNMGMFVAEMSSDSYQLLGMAERGMLPAFFATRSRYGTPLVGILFSASGVLLLSTMSFQEIVAAENFLYCFGMLLEFLSFVLLRVRRPDAPRPYRVPLGTAGCVVMLVPATALIVAVLALSTLKVALVSLGALAIGLVLQPLLKFVEKKQWLRFSVNSDLPGIDVNHQPAAPDDPLLV; encoded by the exons ATGGGCAGCGTCGAGAGGTCGGAGGTGGCGCTATCCAGCCTTCCGCCGCcgcagccaccgccgccgccggtggCGGCGCCCGCAGGAGCAGGCTCTGCGGACGCAGGGCAAGAG CAGAAGCCCGCCCAGAACGGCGGACCGGCGACCGGCGCCGCACCGGCGATGGGCGAGGAAGGCACGGAGTACCGGGGCCTCCCTGGCGGCGCGCCAGCGCCATCGCCGGCGTCGCTCTCGATCGTCCcgctcatcttcatcatcttctacGAGGTCTCCGGCGGGCCGTTCGGTATCGAGGACAGCGTGGGCGCGGCGGGGCCGCTCCTCGCCATCGCGGGCTTCCTTGCCCTCCCCGTCATCTGGAGCGTCCCGGAGGCCCTCATCACGGCGGAGCTGGGCACCATGTTCCCGGAGAACAGCGGCTACGTCGTGTGGGTGGCCTCGGCGCTCGGCCCCTACTGGGGGTTCCAGCAGGGCTGGATGAAGTGGCTCAGCGGCGTCATCGACAACGCTCTCTACCCCGTCCTCTTCCTGGACTACCTCAAGTCCGGCGTCCCGGCGCTGGGCGGAGGCGCGCCGAGGACTGTCGCCGTCCTTGGGTTGACCGCGCTGCTCACGCTCCTCAACTACCGCGGGCTCACCGTCGTTGGGTGGGCTGCCATCTGCCTCGGGGTCTTCTCCCTCCTgcctttcctggtcatgggcttcATCTCCATCCCCAAGCTCCGGCCGGCGAGGTGGCTCGAGGTCGATCTCCACAACGTCGACTGGAACCTGTACCTGAACACTCTGTTCTGGAACCTCAACTACTGGGACTCGATCAGCACGTTATCCGGCGAGATCAAGAACACTGCAAAGACTCTGCCCAAGGCGCTGTTCTACGCGGTCATCTTCGTGGTCGTCGGTTACCTGTACCCTCTCCTCGCCGGGACCGGCGCGGTGCCTCTGGACAGGGGGCAGTGGACCGACGGCTACTTCGCGGACATCGCGAAGCTGCTCGGCGGCGCGTGGCTGATGTGGTGGatgcaggcggcggcggcgatgtcGAACATGGGCATGTTCGTGGCGGAGATGAGCAGCGACTCATACCAGCTCCTGGGCATGGCGGAGCGGGGCATGCTGCCGGCCTTCTTCGCGACCCGGTCGCGGTACGGAACCCCGCTGGTCGGCATCCTCTTCTCGGCCTCCGGCGTGCTGCTGCTGTCGACGATGAGCTTCCAGGAAATCGTGGCGGCCGAGAACTTCCTCTACTGCTTCGGCATGCTCCTCGAGTTCCTCTCGTTCGTCCTGCTGCGGGTGAGGCGGCCCGACGCCCCGCGGCCGTACAGGGTGCCGCTGGGCACAGCCGGATGCGTGGTCATGCTGGTGCCCGCGACGGCGCTGATCGTGGCGGTGCTCGCGCTGTCGACGCTGAAGGTGGCGCTGGTGAGCCTCGGTGCCCTGGCTATCGGGCTCGTGCTGCAGCCTCTGCTGAAGTTCGTGGAGAAGAAGCAGTGGCTCAGGTTCTCCGTCAACTCGGACCTCCCCGGCATTGACGTCAACCACCAGCCTGCCGCTCCCGACGACCCGTTGCTCGTGTAG
- the LOC123404291 gene encoding polyamine transporter PUT1 isoform X2: protein MGSVERSEVALSSLPPPQPPPPPVAAPAGAGSADAGQEKPAQNGGPATGAAPAMGEEGTEYRGLPGGAPAPSPASLSIVPLIFIIFYEVSGGPFGIEDSVGAAGPLLAIAGFLALPVIWSVPEALITAELGTMFPENSGYVVWVASALGPYWGFQQGWMKWLSGVIDNALYPVLFLDYLKSGVPALGGGAPRTVAVLGLTALLTLLNYRGLTVVGWAAICLGVFSLLPFLVMGFISIPKLRPARWLEVDLHNVDWNLYLNTLFWNLNYWDSISTLSGEIKNTAKTLPKALFYAVIFVVVGYLYPLLAGTGAVPLDRGQWTDGYFADIAKLLGGAWLMWWMQAAAAMSNMGMFVAEMSSDSYQLLGMAERGMLPAFFATRSRYGTPLVGILFSASGVLLLSTMSFQEIVAAENFLYCFGMLLEFLSFVLLRVRRPDAPRPYRVPLGTAGCVVMLVPATALIVAVLALSTLKVALVSLGALAIGLVLQPLLKFVEKKQWLRFSVNSDLPGIDVNHQPAAPDDPLLV, encoded by the exons ATGGGCAGCGTCGAGAGGTCGGAGGTGGCGCTATCCAGCCTTCCGCCGCcgcagccaccgccgccgccggtggCGGCGCCCGCAGGAGCAGGCTCTGCGGACGCAGGGCAAGAG AAGCCCGCCCAGAACGGCGGACCGGCGACCGGCGCCGCACCGGCGATGGGCGAGGAAGGCACGGAGTACCGGGGCCTCCCTGGCGGCGCGCCAGCGCCATCGCCGGCGTCGCTCTCGATCGTCCcgctcatcttcatcatcttctacGAGGTCTCCGGCGGGCCGTTCGGTATCGAGGACAGCGTGGGCGCGGCGGGGCCGCTCCTCGCCATCGCGGGCTTCCTTGCCCTCCCCGTCATCTGGAGCGTCCCGGAGGCCCTCATCACGGCGGAGCTGGGCACCATGTTCCCGGAGAACAGCGGCTACGTCGTGTGGGTGGCCTCGGCGCTCGGCCCCTACTGGGGGTTCCAGCAGGGCTGGATGAAGTGGCTCAGCGGCGTCATCGACAACGCTCTCTACCCCGTCCTCTTCCTGGACTACCTCAAGTCCGGCGTCCCGGCGCTGGGCGGAGGCGCGCCGAGGACTGTCGCCGTCCTTGGGTTGACCGCGCTGCTCACGCTCCTCAACTACCGCGGGCTCACCGTCGTTGGGTGGGCTGCCATCTGCCTCGGGGTCTTCTCCCTCCTgcctttcctggtcatgggcttcATCTCCATCCCCAAGCTCCGGCCGGCGAGGTGGCTCGAGGTCGATCTCCACAACGTCGACTGGAACCTGTACCTGAACACTCTGTTCTGGAACCTCAACTACTGGGACTCGATCAGCACGTTATCCGGCGAGATCAAGAACACTGCAAAGACTCTGCCCAAGGCGCTGTTCTACGCGGTCATCTTCGTGGTCGTCGGTTACCTGTACCCTCTCCTCGCCGGGACCGGCGCGGTGCCTCTGGACAGGGGGCAGTGGACCGACGGCTACTTCGCGGACATCGCGAAGCTGCTCGGCGGCGCGTGGCTGATGTGGTGGatgcaggcggcggcggcgatgtcGAACATGGGCATGTTCGTGGCGGAGATGAGCAGCGACTCATACCAGCTCCTGGGCATGGCGGAGCGGGGCATGCTGCCGGCCTTCTTCGCGACCCGGTCGCGGTACGGAACCCCGCTGGTCGGCATCCTCTTCTCGGCCTCCGGCGTGCTGCTGCTGTCGACGATGAGCTTCCAGGAAATCGTGGCGGCCGAGAACTTCCTCTACTGCTTCGGCATGCTCCTCGAGTTCCTCTCGTTCGTCCTGCTGCGGGTGAGGCGGCCCGACGCCCCGCGGCCGTACAGGGTGCCGCTGGGCACAGCCGGATGCGTGGTCATGCTGGTGCCCGCGACGGCGCTGATCGTGGCGGTGCTCGCGCTGTCGACGCTGAAGGTGGCGCTGGTGAGCCTCGGTGCCCTGGCTATCGGGCTCGTGCTGCAGCCTCTGCTGAAGTTCGTGGAGAAGAAGCAGTGGCTCAGGTTCTCCGTCAACTCGGACCTCCCCGGCATTGACGTCAACCACCAGCCTGCCGCTCCCGACGACCCGTTGCTCGTGTAG